The nucleotide window CATCCTCTACGGCCTCCTAGCAAGTTCCCGCAGAGCTGATGGAGACAGACTGAGGAAATAAACGGAGAGATTTATTTGTTGGCATAGAGTAGAGCTCAACTGTTTAAGTGCCTCCCAAAGGGGTCAATAAACTTAAAGAGAGTTTAAGACCAGACTGGGACTAAACGCGTGATTTATACTGAAAGTGTCGGAGATGGATAGTTGTAATATTTTAATGAGAATGGCTCAAGCTTATTGGTCGTATATCGggtctgaaaaaacaaacagggctCTGCTTGCTATTTAAGATGCAGCCTCTTTGCAAGGACCCACAGCGGTACATTTCCTCATGTGGTTGAGCTGTGTGTGCACTGTCAACACTGTTATCTactgcagagcagcagtggatgCTATTGAAATGCAATAAGTGACTGCTTTACTGACTGACCTCTGGGTTAGTCCCAGCATGGTTGGCCAGATTTGGATAAACTgcaataatgaatgaattaaccCAATTTATTAACCAAAAGGGCCAGGCCATGTGGTTTAGCCACCACGCTGTTAGGCTGCTCATTATGTTCCATTTGCCTTTATTTAATCAAGTCTCTTGCTATTGATGATTGTTTCAAGTTTCGCTGACCAGGTCCAAATTTTCATTACAAATGatacaaaatgtaataatactgtaatactgtacaACCCCTGTTGGGAAGTGCTGTTTTTGGTGCACCTCTTTACAGGGAGGTCAGAGCACTGTGTAGGGTACAAGGCAGCACTGGTACACCTGCAGCAGAGTCGCTGTCTTGCTCGAGGGCACTAAAGCAAGGTAAATTCTTGCACAGGTGCACTGTTCCTGTCTGGACATACAGTTAGCAAGCAGATTCTCTTACAGAGACTCCACCACCTGTAAAGATGTGTGACTCTGTCTCATCATATCTTTGCTGTTGAGATTAACGTtgctttttctgtattttaaattgttttcatcaagtataACTTACTGTAGTTTTCAATTCCCAATAGCCTCAGTGAGCACTTACTGGTGGGAGGGGGCTGAACTCCGGTTTCATCTTTCTTTATTTGAAATTACGTCTCCAGACCactgtgtgtattatttttgaaaggtTGTTCTATGCAATTATTGTTGTTGCAAGTATtgtattgcttttttttctaGACACTCTGTACTTTATGTTTGGTATGGTCattcttttattaaaaatttAATATAACAAGTGGAGTTTAACTTTCGACATCAATTTCACAAAGTGAGAAATGGAAAACTCCAAAAGATTTCAAACCCGTTTTACGAACCACACGGCATGAACCGAGTGTTCCCTCATTCATACTGGAAAATCCACCAAGTGAGGCTTTTCCATGCAGCACTCAGCACATGTGCGGTTCAGGAATTTGTAGGTTGATTCAGATTCGGTAGCAAGAAACCCTTTACATGGAAGGAGTGACTAGAATAGATGACATCCTGTGAGAGTGCGTCGCCTCTGCATCTGTACACACCTCCATAGATATTCACATTTTCCATGCTGTTCTACTCATGTGAAACACTGTCTGAAGTGCTGACTTTAGATTTGCACTGCATTGCATTCTACTTTTGATGTCTTGCAAGGAGGGGTAGAACTTTTTTAGATTACTCACCcagtatttttaaaaccttGTATTAGTCACCAAACAGGTTAAAGTTACTTTTAACTCATACCTGTAGAACATGGTGTAGGaagtgattaaataaaaaaacaggtCAGCGTCTGAACTGTACGTGTGTATTTACACAGgtgatttttcatgttttccccCTTTCATTTACTACAAATCCAGAATACTTCACATTACTGAAAACTATCAAAAACCATGCTGTAGTGTTTCAGATTTTGTAAtactttttcctcccttttagGCCGCCAATGGTCTAAATTCAATTTTACATAGTAATCAAATGGCACTGACTCAAATATTGCTTTAGTagtgtaatccatcacagtgaatcTTAACTCTGTGGAATATATAATGACTATAGTCATTTGTGTGTACTGTACCAGCACAACAGTAAAGAGCAGGAATGAAAAAAGTTCATTGTGATGGATTACACAACTCAAGTTTCAAGagtctgaaaaataataatgattcaTGCACTGtatggaaatgaatggaaaccaaTGGCTGCttggaaagagggaaaaatataTGACAAAAGTGGAAAGTCTGCAGCTTGCTTTGAGATAATTATCAGCAGTAGAATAACATGTAGGTGATTTAGAAAAACACTTGCGTTGTCCTTAAAATAATCACATGCTGACACTGAAATTGTTTCCCACAGAGGTGATCTTTCCCATACCACTGAAAACCACAAGCAGTTTGATGCacatagatatatatatatatatgtatataaatacacacatacactttcaaAATGATAGGTATTAATGATGATAGTTAACCCTCTAAAGAGGTAACCTACATCTTGAATGGTCTTGTTTCTTGTGGCTTAACATCATGAGAAGATGCATGTTTGCCGTGTGGTTTCCTGTGTCCTAGAAATTCAAAACCATAGTGGAACAGACTGAACTAGAACACACCATGCAGTGGGTTTTGTACATTATGATGATAAAAGTCTGAGTTTTGAGTAGGAAATAGAGGATTATTTTGGTTATGTCAGAAGAGTATTGGTGGTCTTCAACAAATTTAACTATGCTCATAATGATGACCTGAATATTTTTAACCTGTTTGGTAACCCTGACCCTTAAGCATCTcaacactgattatttttaggactaaaacttttttcttttttttaaccaaaaatggcaacacatcttttttttttacactatttaaaatattctgcatgtgcacacagTATGCCGGTGTAATCCAAcactaaaaatatataatatgtgGTGCTTTAGTCTAATGTCTGTATCTCCTTTACTTCTAACTCTCTCCTTAAATGGGTAGATGCAAGACAAACTGATGAGAGAAGAAATATTTTAGATTAAATAGAAAAGTTTCATTTCACAGTCATACATTCTCATTTACATCAATAAATACAGAACAACCATTCTCAATACTACcacagaaatacaacacacaatTATATCTAATTTAATAAATTATAGTTTAGGAATGTGGTCTTTGTCTCTGAAATCCATGAAAATGATTACCGATCCAGAGTATTTAACAGTGTTCTCAGTAGATTTATATCCAAGTCCATCCACCTAAAAAGTCTTCAGCTTAGGTCCGTGCACATGCTCATATAAAAGTCCTACAGTTGGTACATCCCAAAGGTTGTGGCTCCTTCAGTATAGCTCACCAGTGAAAGGTTTTCTGTCCAGACACCGAGCTGGTTTCCCTTCTCCAGTCTGATCACCTCTCCCTGTGTGGCCGTGCACAGACCAGACGATTTCCCAGGGTGGCTGCCCAGGCTGCAGTAGGCCTGCATCACaatcttttccttttctgtcttgCTCTTCCTCAGCATGATTCTGCTGGTCAGTGGGTTCACCGCGTCACCCTTGGAGAATGTCACCCTGGAGTAGACGTAGTAGTCACCAGACTGCAGGACGGTCAACCAACTGCCATAGAAATAGTTGATGTTCCTACGAACTGAGTGGTTCGTGTCCCACTGGAGATAACCAGCTGGAGAAATAGAGGGAGACGTTAAAGCAATATTCTTGAAAATGCTATCAGTCTTGACTTTTTGGCCATTTCtgattgcattttttaaaattctaaatataTAAATTTCATAAATTCCTCACATGTAGCTTTATCTGCTGTTTCCGAGAGAACCACCATGCCTGCCAAGGCTTTGTAGaaagtttcctgtttttctgccGAGTGAAAGGCAGCTGGAGAAGAGAGTAAAGATCTGGTCAGACACATTTTTGAGACTGGATTTTTGTATGGAACTTAATGTACAAGATTACTTTCAAGAAGAAACAAATGACATGAATGTACCTTTTCCTCCTTCAGTTGAGGGAGGATTTTGTGGtgattgtttttcctgcaggGATGAATAAAGTAGATCAGTAACAGGTAGGACAATATGCTGCATGTAGATTCTCCTATGATACttattatatatgtataatattCCTAATGAAATATCTTTCTATATTCATAAAACATTGTCACAAAATGCTTGTCTTGTAACAAGACACTGCTGTTAATATGACACTTCACCTGCTTTTTGAAGAgcatttcctgtgtttcagatcagatgtgtgaatttaaacaGATCTATTTCAGTACCCTGGTATGAGCAAACTAATGTGCAGTGCTACATACAGTTGTTTCATGGTTTAGAATAAAAGCGAGTTAATTTGcaaattaaattgaaataatTGTTTAAtaattgtcttttcttttatttaaacttGATTTTTAAGTTTAATAGTAGttgaagattttaaaaaataataatttttaaaccATCacctttataaataaaaatatgaagtataaatattttaacttgTAATGCCTTTGAAGATTGTTGCATaattgctttaaaaatacacacagtagaGTTAGCATTATCTTTTCTATAAGAGAGAATATTTACCATTTTTTCAGTGTACAGATAGATGAATCCTCCAACAGACAGCAATAAATGCAGCACCACTACACCAACCAAGAATCGGATGAGAGGCTTGTTGTGGCCTGGTGATGGAAGTGGAGCTGGGATGAGGACCGGGTGGGACCTGTTGAGGCGCGGAGGCACCGGCGGAGGAGCCAGGCTGGTCTGGTAAGTGTTGATCATGGTAGAGAGGAGTGATGAAATGTAGAGTTGCCTGGCGTCCCTGACATGCCATGCACTTATGAACTGCTGCTCTCACAAGCAACTGAGTTTTACTCTCACTACTTCCTGGAAGCTCTGAAGCCTTGAAGATGTGACCTTtggtgagtgcatgtgtgtatgtgtgcatacatgtgagATACcttgttgcatttttttatCCTTCCTTTCTGTAAGATGTCACAATGCTATGTGACCTTGAATTACTCAGTATTTCTGTCAGTGTGGCAACACCTCTGTTCTTGGCAAGTAAAAACCAAATTTCTATGATATGTAGTGTAATGTAGTATTGCGTATAATAACTTAAAAGTATTTAAAGTAGGTGACATTACACAGAGCATACCCAGAATACCTATGTATTGAATGTCCAATGGTATTTTCACTCAGTTTTGATGCTGTAGTCGTTTTTTGAGACAGGGCAGCTGCAGCAAATAGATGTGAGTTTAAGAGTCATACTAGAAGCAGGAAATAACACATTTACCAGACATTTCTCTTAATAAAACATCAATGTGATTTCTCAGTGACCACTTCAGAAAATATATGTCCAATCATTTCTCACAATTTTCACAATGTTGTTTTAACTATTTTAGATTATATTTGCCTTTTAAAAAGTATACATCGGACAAACCACTGATTAGTACAGCCTGTTAAATGTTTCctgaattcagttcagttcactttGACTTGAAAGAAATTTATTCAGATGCGTGGCGAGGTAGTAGTCTGTGAAAATAACCACAGAATATCTAACTCTGCTTGGTTGTGGTCGCGCCCTTGTCTGGGATGTGACCCACTAATGTTTTTCATCGTAGCCACACATCCTGATGAAGCTACTGTGAAACATTTCTAATGTGGCATGTTCACCCAATTAGTCACAGAGTGCTGTATAAAACTTTAGTTAACTACATCTGCATCATTATCGTATGATAGTTAAGCTGAATACAGACAGAGACTGTTGAACAGCTAACATTTTAGTTTAACTAACAATAAATTATTGATAGTTTTAGGGTAAAACATGAGTTTCTTGTGTTTAACACAGGCTCAAAAATAGCTATACTGGGTAAATAACccaagaaacagaaacaaatacacacacatacaaaaataacagtaacacTACTGGTAAAAGTTAATCCAGTACTGGTGGTGCTTTTAAACCACACTGTATGCCACACAACCACACAATAtgtataatatactgtacaatacagtatgtgtgctgtacagtgacaataacaATAACTAGAAATGGATGGATATATAAGAGAAAGCATTTCTGATCCACAAAAGTTTATTGATTTCTCTAAACTTgaatttttccttttctcctttttttatgtacacagcatatatatatatatatatagttgtgGTGATGCAGCTGCTGGGAGACAACAGCAATGTTCATATAAATAGCATGTTTCATGTAGACATCTTTTGCAATGGCTCATGGCCTCCCCTAGTGGTTCAAAAATACCCTCAGCTGTAAACATATGCATACCGAGTATTTATACATCCAGACAATATGTATAAATACTCTGTCTCCCTTATGTTAAATTacccctttttctctccattaaGTAGCATATTCCATATTGtggaaaaagagacaagaaaacaGGATGTTACAAAATTAAAGACACTTGTACGTGGATGTCTAAATGATAAGCAGGGTTGgactttatttttatgtaaagcATGAAAGACATTCAATgatttgtaatttttaaaaatatgtacatCTCAGAGAGTCTCTCAGAGAACTGAGAGCTGCTAAAACTTGtcaaacacatacataacaTATTTTCAGAGcataaattcaaaatatatactgtacactggcATTTCCATGTGTGCTGGAAGTTCAACACAGGACCAAGTAAAATTAGCTTTTAAGTAAGAGGGTGAACTGCATGGCACTGAGTTTACATTCAAATGTTAAAGAGCTGACTGTGACATTCATCATCATATGTAAAATCAATGGCAGGGTGTTGAGAGATAGAAGGCAAATATGTGTCTTTTAGTTGCACTTTGGATCCTGGacattcaaacacagaaaaaaacacattagttttaactttcacagtctgtctgaaaaagatgacaaaaactCTTATGGAGTGTAGTGGACGACAAGTGTGTGGCGTTCAATGTGCCGGCTGCAGAGGGCAGCATTTCTGGAGCTGCTGTGGATCTGAGGTtgcacagagctgagggaggCTCGTCTGTGAATGGGGAAGAAACCATAAAGCTGTGTCCTCGGTGTCGGGTGATCCTCTCCTTTGAACAGACTTTGGTTCCCCGCTGCACTTTATGAAGGCCACAAAGCATCTATAAAACTGTGTAAAAGCACAAAATAGAGGATGATCACTCCCAGTAAACAATGATTTGGTAGTTTAGGTCATTTTCCGTTCAAAAGACATTTAGAAATCAAAGTTAAAATTGGGATAAATTTGGTTGGAAAAGTGAACGTTTTCATTTAACCAGTATttgaacaaacagcagtgtCAAGCAGGACctaattaaacattaaaatatagTCACAGAAATGCTGTTTAAGCAATAGTTATGTGCAACCTagacaataaaaacactttgcCAGGGTTTCCTCAAGATAAAATGTCATGTATTCTCAGTAGAAACATGTCATGGCCATAAATGGCTACAAGGGAAGGAGAGCTCTTGAAAGAAAGCATGCCATCTAGTGTGCTGTCTGTAGCACCTGATGAGTGGTGATAAAGGCACTGAGAGAAATGACTGATGAGACTGAGCTGCATCCTCAGTCCCACAGAAGCACAGCTGAGTATTCAGTCATATACAACAGATGTAAAACACACTTCAATCTAGTGGCaaatgcagcagagacagggatACTGGGTCATCATTCGTCACCGCCCTGCCCAGGTCTCTCACCTGGTTGTTGAAGAACATGTAGATGACAGGGTTGATGACGGTGCTGAACTTGGCCAGGACCGAGGGCACCACACTAGCCATGGGAGTGACCAGTCCCAGGCGCCCGAAGGTAGCCATCAGGGCCATGATGCCGTAGGGCATCCAGCACAGCATGTAGCAGGACACCATGGACAGCACCATCACCAAAATGTGCTGCTCTCTGCGCTGAGCTGCCAGCAGATTGATCTTACCCACCTAGAGACgtgaaaaaggaggagaggaagaagtaCAGCAGTTAAATCTTTTTTGACAATAATTTTTACCCATCACAGACTTAAATACTGAGTTTTCCTTGCTTTGCCATGTTTTTGCTACATTCATTATCTGACATTGTCCTGTTACTGATTACATCAAATCCACACTGTGTATGTAGCATTTGTAAATTTCTGTCTTTGGATCCCATCCAgtgatattatttttaaaaaagacacacGCAGCAGTGCATCTAAATTCACTCCTCCCTCACCTGATAAAGATCCCACCTGTTGACATTTTCTATTCTGCAATAACAAGCCAAAATAACAGTTGACAATTATTGTCAAATATGTATTAAGGTCACAAGGTAGTGTAAATTCAATTAGAAAACAATTAGACTTGCAATGTGATCTGTGAATGACTGCTGGATCTATTAGATCACTTCAGATGTTACAGTATCCATAGAAACACTCATTAGAAAAATACTACATGGTTTAAGTTTGGCCAGCAGCAGTGTGGCACCATACATACATACTCTGCCGTGCTTCATTACATTTGTCCTGCTGGTTTCCtctgatgtactgtacatgtgggCTAAAATTAGCTCAGATATGTCATAAGCCAAATGGTTACAGCCGTGTCTCATCTGCTGCGACTCACTTCCTTGGTATTGATTTCATACCTCTGTGGTCACCGCCTTGTGTAATTACCACTGTGATGCTCATCACCATGCATCATGAATGAATAAGGAATGTCTGCCTGAtgacccacccacccacacacacacacacacacagacttccaACCCTCCCCCCAGAGGAGAAAACCCTGCCCTCTCTGTCAAGTTACTGCATATCTGTCACACACTCAATTACCCCTCATGTTGTGTAGAATTAGGTCATAACCTCTGTTGCTCTGTATCCTCGATCTCCTATCATGTGATAACTATTCTGACAACGTTCAATCAGCAGTGATTTCTGCATAGCTGAACTTGTGTTCTGTTTTAAATATTACCTACAGAGAGACTGTGAGAAGCATCTCGGTTAAATCACAGTAGCAGCTGATTTTGATAGAAAAACTTAAGATGTAATTCAACAGAGGGACTAAAATATGACAGATAAACTCAAGAAGACTACAGAATTGTGCTCCAGTAGTtgaaatacatatatatttttcaaatgagtCTTTTGGAATaaaattgtatatttttgtttggaAATGTGTCCAATATCAATTCAAAAAGACACAGTTAGGTAAGAATAAatctgtgaagtgtgtgtgagttcatAGAAGAAGCTTTACAGACAGCATCGTGAATTCAATCTAAATGCGATGCTGTCAtgcgaagaaaaaaaaaatccaagatTGATCCGCCGTGATGCTGTTGAATAAATGTCATCGCTCCCTCTGACGTGTCAGTTTCAGTCACCTTTGAGAAGCCACCAGAAGGCTCTACACACTGATTGCTCCATTTCTAAGAAAAGCCTAAGGCAGGGCTCTCAGTTGGAGGGTGAGTAGTGCACGTTTGAGcccccactcccaccccccATTCAGCAATACAGTAATCAAGTCTGCAAAGCCCTgactcctctgctctcctggTCTGACTCCCTTAGGTGCatagaggcaaaaaaaaagatggaggtGCTTACATAATAGCAGGTATCCATTAGTAACGGGTTGCTTCCACAACCTAAAAATACCTTCTAGGTGATTCATTAATAGGAGTAGTAGCAGCCAAGAGCATGGAGGGACACAACATCAATTGGGAGCCCTTTATTATCACTTATTTGTGTGACTGGCAGGTTTATGTAAGCCCCACCGAGGTGGGGATGAGTCACTGGAaacagagggggggggggtcattgCCCTCAAGAACACAGCTGGGTTCTGAAGCCACCCACTCCCCCGAAGACATTTTCCCTATTTCTATCTCCTGCTGGATAAATTGACTGTAAGATTGTAAACACAGAGCTCTGGCTTCTAGGATTATCTGGCTTGATGTTGCTTGAAATTACCTTGAAAACACATGACCAAGTGTCTGTGGGAGTTTGACAGGCATCAGTCAACCTCTGAGCCACAATCTTACATCCCAAGCAGCAGAGTCCACTTTAGCAGAGCTATTAAGACTTCATAGCTGAGCAGATGGACGTGGTGAAAGGCAGCACATTATCCTGAGAAAATTACAGGTCTGTACATGCAGTTTGTGCCATATGTGTTTTATACTGAACCTTTGTAAATGAGTGTATGGTTTGCTGAGAGTGCAGAGAATGCCAAAGATAATGTGCTCGTACAATGTGTCCAGCCATATTAAATACAACAGTGGAAAAACCTGCAAATTGAGTGGAGAAACACAATGGCCGTGCCTCCATACATAGGGCATGCGGTCACTAACTGGTTTGATGTATGCAAAAATGATGTGAACCATATGCAATCGGTAGATTTCAACCCAACTGAATgcctatgggagattttggtCCAACGTGTTAGACAgagctctccaccaccatcatcaaaatgCCAATATCTTTTAGAAGAATGGTATTCCACCCCTCCGGTAGAGTTTGTGAGGCTTGTATAAACAATACTGAGGCACACTGAAGCTATTCTGCTGGCTGGTGGTGGCCTTACTAAGAGATTTTATGTTGGTATTTCTTTTAATATGTTACCCATCTGTGCAGAGAAGGAAGGACAAGTGAAACATCGGTGACCCTCACCCTCCTGATTGCAACAAGGATTCTGCCGTAAGAGTAGACCATAAGCAGAAGgggcagcagcagacagaagaTGAACAGACACAACACATATGACACGCTGGTGGGCGAGCGGAGGTGCCACTGGACGGAACACGTGGTGCCAGGTCCCTCTGGCCCGTAGCTGCTCCAACCCAGGAAAGGCGGCAACGTCCAGAAGAGAGAGTAGAGCCAGGAGCCTCCGACACAGAACCAGGCTTTCCTGAAGTCTGAGATGTCAGCCTGGGAGGAACGCAGTACAGTGGTGTAGCGCTCGTAGGAGAGAATGGACAGAGACACCAGGGACACAATCCCTtgtgaagaaagagaggagaaaacagtcAGGTCAGTATCAGTTGGTCCACCAGTTTGGCTCAGATTGAAATATGATTTGATGGATTACCATGACATTTCCTACACACATTTGTAGTTCATACACACTGAATCCTAAAAACTTTGGTGATCAatttcctctagtgccaccatgaggtttaATTTGTGGTTAGCGGATGGGTCACCATGAACTTTGGCTGCAGATATTCAACCCCTGACATTAAGCAccatcatcacaaacatttcccagaatgccccCAGTCAGCCAGCAGAGAGAAGGTATAATCTTGTCATTCACAACTCCTCACCCATGTAAACAAAtagttgaatttaaaaaaaataagtgacCTTCTCATTCAAAAAGTCTTGGTCCAAAGTTAGGTTGAATTTGCCCTTTAACATGTAAcgatgtttgtgaatgtgtgtgtgagagagattgtgtgtttatctttcCTCCACATTGAATAGcgcatgaatgtgtgtgtgtgtgtgtgtgtgtgtgtgtgtgtgtgtgtgtcagctgtgaCTCATCAGTAAAATGAGATTATacaagtttttcttttgtccaacCAGCACAAAAACAGGATGCACAAAACCTTCAACAAGCTTTAGTTAAAGTTCTTATCTGCCCTCTGTAggcctgctgtgtttgtgcactgtAGAGTATGGTGGGGGTGGTGTTCAGGAttcaaaagaggaaaaaaaggtcAAGGGAGCAAAACTAAGTCCATCAAATGACACATTGGATCAATCATCCTCACTTCTGCAGCAGTGCTGTATGTCACCGTCTTCCTCATCATGGTGTTGTAAATCTCAGAGCTGTGTTTGG belongs to Lates calcarifer isolate ASB-BC8 linkage group LG8, TLL_Latcal_v3, whole genome shotgun sequence and includes:
- the cd40lg gene encoding CD40 ligand, translating into MINTYQTSLAPPPVPPRLNRSHPVLIPAPLPSPGHNKPLIRFLVGVVVLHLLLSVGGFIYLYTEKMEKQSPQNPPSTEGGKAAFHSAEKQETFYKALAGMVVLSETADKATSGYLQWDTNHSVRRNINYFYGSWLTVLQSGDYYVYSRVTFSKGDAVNPLTSRIMLRKSKTEKEKIVMQAYCSLGSHPGKSSGLCTATQGEVIRLEKGNQLGVWTENLSLVSYTEGATTFGMYQL
- the tmtops3a gene encoding LOW QUALITY PROTEIN: teleost multiple tissue opsin 3a (The sequence of the model RefSeq protein was modified relative to this genomic sequence to represent the inferred CDS: deleted 1 base in 1 codon), whose protein sequence is MVVHIRGCNFSTTDSSLSSSNLSTDSPTTSQSPGGLSRTGHTVVAVCLGFILVAGILNNFLALLVFAKFRSLWTPINLILLNISLSDILVCLFGTPFSFAASLHGRWLIGEYGCKWYGFANSLFGIVSLVSLSILSYERYTTVLRSSQADISDFRKAWFCVGGSWLYSLFWTLPPFLGWSSYGPEGPGTTCSVQWHLRSPTSVSYVLCLFIFCLLLPLLLMVYSYGRILVAIRRVGKINLLAAQRREQHILVMVLSMVSCYMLCWMPYGIMALMATFGRLGLVTPMASVVPSVLAKFSTVINPVIYMFFNNQFYRCFVAFIKCSGEPKSVQGEDHPTPRTQLYGFFPIHRRASLSSVQPQIHSSSRNAALCSRHIERHTLVVHYTP